The following coding sequences lie in one Chiroxiphia lanceolata isolate bChiLan1 chromosome 19, bChiLan1.pri, whole genome shotgun sequence genomic window:
- the SMURF2 gene encoding E3 ubiquitin-protein ligase SMURF2, whose protein sequence is MSNPGARRNGPVKLRLTVLCAKNLVKKDFFRLPDPFAKVVVDGSGQCHSTDTVKNTLDPKWNQHYDLYIGKSDSITISVWNHKKIHKKQGAGFLGCVRLLSNAINRLKDTGYQRLDLCKLGPNDNDTVRGQIVVSLQSRDRIGTGGQVVDCSRLFDNDLPDGWEERRTASGRIQYLNHITRTTQWERPTRPASEYSSPGRPLSCFVDENTPITGTNGATCGQASDPRLAERRVRSQRHRNYMSRTHLHTPPDLPEGYEQRTTQQGQVYFLHTQTGVSTWHDPRVPRDLSNINCEELGPLPPGWEIRNTATGRVYFVDHNNRTTQFTDPRLSANLHLVLNRQNQLKDQQHQQQQQVVSLCQLPDEAECLTVPRYKRDLVQKLKILRQELSQQQPQAGHCRIEVSREEIFEESYRQVMKMRPKDLWKRLMIKFRGEEGLDYGGVAREWLYLLSHEMLNPYYGLFQYSRDDIYTLQINPDSAVNPEHLSYFHFVGRIMGMAVFHGHYIDGGFTLPFYKQLLGKPITLDDMELVDPDLHNSLVWILENDITGVLDHTFCVEHNAYGEIIQHELKPNGKSIPVTEENKKEYVRLYVNWRFLRGIEAQFLALQKGFNEVIPQHLLKTFDEKELELIICGLGKIDVNDWKANTRLKHCTPDSNIVKWFWKAVELFDEERRARLLQFVTGSSRVPLQGFKALQGAAGPRLFTIHQIDASTNNLPKAHTCFNRIDIPPYESYEKLYEKLLTAIEETCGFAVE, encoded by the exons TACTGTGTGCAAAAAACCTGgtgaaaaaggattttttcc GACTTCCTGATCCCTTTGCCAAGGTTGTGGTGGATGGATCTGGCCAATGCCATTCTACAGATACTGTGAAGAATACACTTGATCCCAAATGGAATCAGCATTATGACCT gTATATTGGAAAGTCGGATTCAATAACAATCAGTGTGTGGAATCACAAGAAAATCCATAAAAAGCAGGGAGctggttttctgggctgtgtGAGGCTTCTTTCAAACGCCATCAACCGCCTTAAAGACACTGGTT ACCAGAGGTTGGATCTGTGCAAGCTTGGGCCAAATGACAATGATACTGTTAGAGGACAGATAGTAG TAAGTCTCCAGTCCAGGGACCGAATAGGCACAGGGGGACAAGTTGTGGATTGCAGTCGGTTATTCGACAATGATTTGCCAGATGG GTGGGAGGAGCGGAGAACTGCTTCTGGAAGGATCCAGTACTTAAATCACATCACACGGACAACTCAGTGGGAGCGACCGACACG gcCAGCATCCGAGTACTCCAGCCCAGGCAGGCCACTGAGCTGCTTTGTGGACGAGAACACTCCGATCACAGGCACCAACGGCGCGACCTGCGGGCAGGCGTCGGACCCCCGGCTGGCTGAGAGGAGGGTCCGGTCCCAGAGGCACAGGAACTACATGAGCAGGACACACTTGCACACTCCTCCTGATCTACCTGAAGGATATG AACAAAGGACGACTCAGCAAGGTCAGGTCTATTTTCTGCATACTCAGACTGGTGTCAGCACGTGGCATGATCCAAGAGTACCCAG GGATCTTAGCAACATCAATTGTGAGGAGCTTGGTCCACTGCCTCCTGGATGGGAGATCCGAAATACAGCCACAGGCAGAGTTTATTTTGTTGACCATAACAACAGGACGACGCAGTTCACAGACCCGCGGCTCTCTGCGAACCTGCACTTAGTCTTAAA ccgGCAGAACCAGCTGAAggaccagcagcaccagcagcagcagcaggtggtgtccctgtgccagctcccgGACGAGGCCGAGTGCCTGACGGTGCCGCGCTACAAGCGGGACCTGGTGCAGAAGCTGAAGATCCTGAGGCAGgagctgtcccagcagcagccccaggctgggcacTGTCGCATCGAGGTCTCCAGGGAGGAGATTTTTGAG GAGTCCTACAGGCAAGTCATGAAGATGAGGCCAAAAGACCTGTGGAAACGATTAATGATCAAATTCCGTGGGGAGGAAGGCCTTGATTATGGAGGAGTTGCCAG ggaGTGGCTCTACCTGTTGTCCCATGAGATGTTGAATCCATATTATGGGCTCTTCCAGTATTCCCGAGATGATATTTATACCCTGCAAATCAACCCCGACTCCGCCGTCAACCCG GAGCACTTGTCCTATTTCCACTTCGTGGGCCGGATCATGGGCATGGCTGTGTTCCACGGGCACTACATCGACGGGGGCTTCACGTTGCCTTTCTACAAGCAGTTGCTTGGGAAGCCAATCACTTTGGATGACATGGAATTGGTTGATCCTGATCTTCACAACAGCTTAGTCTGGATACT CGAGAACGACATCACGGGGGTGCTGGACCACACGTTCTGCGTGGAGCACAACGCGTACGGGGAGATCATCCAGCACGAGCTCAAACCCAACGGGAAGAGCATCCCCGTGACAGAGGAGAACAAGAAGGAATATGTCAG ACTCTATGTGAACTGGAGGTTTTTACGAGGAATTGAAGCTCAGTTCCTGGCGCTCCAGAAGGGATTTAATGAAGTAATCCCACAACATCTGCTGAAGACATTTGATGAGAAGGAGTTGGAG CTCATCATTTGCGGACTGGGAAAAATTGATGTTAATGACTGGAAGGCAAATACCAGGTTAAAACACTGTACCCCAGACAGCAACATCGTGAAATGGTTCTGGAAAGCTGTGGAGCTCTTTGACGAGGAGAGGAGGGCGAGGCTGCTCCAGTTCGTGACCGGCTCCTCCCGAGTGCCCCTGCAGGGCTTCAAGGCACTGCAAG GTGCTGCAGGCCCACGACTCTTCACAATCCACCAGATCGATGCCAGCACTAACAATTTGCCGAAAGCTCATACCTG